The following coding sequences lie in one Crassostrea angulata isolate pt1a10 chromosome 10, ASM2561291v2, whole genome shotgun sequence genomic window:
- the LOC128167176 gene encoding cytochrome P450 2C3-like — protein sequence MLVTVAIIVVLVALVWKFTGRPKGLPPGPTCYPVIGNSGLFKPSEAVRAHRNLRKKYGDIYTLMIFHHQMIIVHGYENIRELLYTHGDLFSDRPNTIINGVFNKQKGLMWASGVLWKEQAKFAVATMKKFGFGTHSLQGQIMEEVDCLMGELEKKDKQPINIKSTLDASVSNVICSLLFGRRFDYEDAKFKELVISLEKMFASTNPSSPVFIFPTLHHLPMTSFGQMEKSFKKIDEFTKEMIQEHRRKFDENNINDFIDSFLMEKKRRGTGRNSTFTDEQLTIVIREMFGAGTETTSNTILWALLALIHYPKWQETLRENIDTAIGQSQPKMEDKENLPNVEAFILEVQRYANVAPFGIPHAPKKDFEYNGYLFPKGTCVTFAIDSVMMDPAIFPEPLLFKPERFLDEEGKCNGEQKEKLIPFSTGPRSCIGQSLAKMELFLFLARFLQWFEIKPEKPNCLPPFEGNLGLTNMPRSFQLILEKR from the exons ATGTTGGTGACGGTAGCCATTATAGTTGTATTGGTTGCTTTAGTTTGGAAGTTTACAGGGCGACCGAAAGGGTTGCCTCCAGGTCCGACATGTTACCCTGTCATCGGGAATTCCGGACTTTTTAAACCATCAGAAGCGGTGCGGGCACACAGAAATCTAAGAAAGAAGTATGGAGACATTTACACCTTAATGATCTTCCATCACCAAATGATTATAGTTCACGGATATGAAAATATTCGAGAGTTACTATATACGCACGGAGACTTGTTTTCAGACCGGCCAAACACTATAATAAATGGAGTTTTCAACAAACAAAAAG GTTTGATGTGGGCATCTGGGGTACTATGGAAAGAGCAAGCAAAGTTTGCTGTGGCAACAATGAAAAAATTTGGTTTTGGAACTCATAGTTTACAAGGTCAAATTATGGAGGAAGTAGATTGTCTGATGGGTGaactagaaaaaaaagataaacagcCAATTAACATAAAGAGCACTCTTGATGCCTCTGTATCGAATGTTATTTGTTCACTTTTGTTTGGAAGGAGATTTGATTACGAAGATGCCAAATTTAAAGAACTGGTTATATCtctagagaaaatgtttgccaGTACCAACCCATCTTCACCAGTGTTCATTTTTCCAACGTTACACCATTTGCCAATGACTAGTTTTGGACAAATGGAGAAAAGTTTTAAGAAGATAGACGAATTTACTAAGGAGATGATTCAAGAGCACAGACgaaaatttgatgaaaacaacataaatgattttatagaTAGTTTTCTAATGGAAAAGAAGCGGAGAGGGACTGGAAGAAATTCAACATTCACAg ATGAACAACTCACGATCGTTATACGGGAAATGTTTGGTGCAGGAACTGAAACAACATCTAATACAATACTTTGGGCACTTCTTGCCTTAATTCATTATCCAAAATGGCAGGAAACCCTCCGCGAAAATATTGATACTGCCATTGGTCAGAGTCAACCCAAGATGGAAGACAAGGAAAATTTGCCAAATGTTGAGGCTTTCATCCTTGAAGTCCAACGCTATGCAAACGTTGCGCCATTCGGGATTCCGCATGCTCCTAAGAAGGATTTTGAATATAATGGATACCTTTTCCCAAAAGGGACATGCGTAACGTTTGCAATCGATTCTGTTATGATGGATCCAGCAATTTTTCCAGAACCTCTCCTTTTCAAACCAGAACGATTTCTGGATGAGGAGGGGAAATGCAATGGGGAACAGAAAGAAAAGCTTATTCCATTTTCTACtg gACCAAGATCGTGTATAGGACAATCCCTCGCCAAAATGGAACTATTTCTTTTCTTGGCCAGATTTCTACAGTGGTTTGAGATAAAACCAGAGAAACCAAATTGCTTGCCACCTTTTGAGGGAAATCTGGGCCTAACCAACATGCCGAGATCGTTCCAACTAATTTTAGAGAAACGGTAA